The Aphis gossypii isolate Hap1 chromosome 3, ASM2018417v2, whole genome shotgun sequence genome includes a region encoding these proteins:
- the LOC114127891 gene encoding cell adhesion molecule Dscam2 isoform X4 — protein MKSVCLHVSYYTFTILLSLCQANNELIGPAFRLVPPFNVQFSNDTGIKIDCTAFGNPTPQVQWYLEDGTRVMTIPKIRVVHQNGSLIFLSFGPSSYMHDVHSAQYRCKASNAVGQIISGAVHINAVMNQNYDVQVYAEYVSIGNTALLRCHVSAHASNYVMVTSWTQDDIIHFYPNVDSGGKYLVLGNGDLYINNVDSSDGFKSYTCRTVHKLTGETKASSFPGHITVNDPTENQRPRVVVETDSRKQVKVGEDLILSCLSQGFPIPTYRWYRENGDVLKALAHDPRLSVPIPGLLKIEKIRLDDDGKYVCISNNSVGEETVHHTVFVTEPLSVNILPQKVVGSSLLDPTKSVQFVCTVNGHPINRIMWYKNGQPLMQLNGRVRVTSSLHKQVLMLSPLNKDDQGMYQCFGTNDWDMAHDNTQLLLGDIGPELVYWFTEQTLQPGPSLSLKCVASGNPLPQFTWTLDGFPIPESNRILVGQYVTAHDDVIAHVNISSLKVEDGGEYTCTAHNEIAHVSHSSRINVYGVPFVREMPSVHVVAGKQLIVKCPVAGYPIESINWERDGLTLPVNLRQKVYSNGTLTIEQVQRQTDAGTYTCQAKNHHGHSSRRDVEIQVLIRPKILPIPPMTNLLAEGMRAAISCQIVEGDLPVMFTWTKDGDGVNNGLGVGTATRNHDEYSSSLIIDRITAEHAGNYTCIATNLAGEEKFTVPLTVNVPPKWTVEPEDTNVVMGYPCMLHCQAEGYPTPMVVWKKSFGDSIDEYKDFLYEPNVNFFRNGTLEFLHTSKANEGKYMCEAKNDISPGLSKVIQLKINAPVKFIQKTKQIQVKLNDDAHIQCIAVGDKPLQISWKGSTNMPILKDIDRRFTIREQTKDNGIMSELGISPVYRHDTGFFKCTGSNFYGQDENSIELIVQETPESPKDIRILNQQSRSMEITWNQPYDGNSVILNYIVQYKLVASLWIADPAKVIIAGTQTITTIEGLTPATSYHIRVIAENAIGLSEPSDEAQAFTQEEVPSMAPQNIRAEAKSKTELSIMWEPPPSESCNGILIGYHVGYLSTDDKQNPTSQTVPHSRYIIKTVNINAQYSEDFIINGLTPYTTYSIVVQAFNSKGAGPFSKPITVQTDEGIPTMPPEKPTCRSLTSQSIQVSWDLPLPAGRNGKIQGFKVSYQPAEDWYEKNEFETKITTIQYTTIQALLKYTNYSISVFAFTSKGDGVQSDPIYCKTEEDTPSVPADIKAVISSIKTIVVSWLPPVRSNGRLTGYILYISILSGHKDSKPIKKILSPSIEVFEASRIIDSAKYQFWVKALTKVGEGESTRTITVLPTIKIPAQIVSFSQVLIMRWKKNVTLSCKRVGLPYPQPIWTKGGRSIISSGRYQINKDGSLVIHDVQHSDRGNYTCAVENTHGKDEISYAIHVRVPPSPPKLIVFLEETDSLQLKWTDTAEPDIPILGYIINFKREHGDWEEIHIDAKTHFHTLQKLLCGTRYQLYITAYNKIGTGLPCDILTSYTKGSVPIPPESPTEAITYNSSTVTAWFDLWGSGGCDILYYTIEWKQQISEEWISSDGSKPVVPKERMYTVEGLEPATKYQLKVIAHNNIGSSYALYNFTTLTIDGATVIPFDLYTEIAPEEASVFTSITTAISLIIALVVVSSIAAFTYYYKVMKRSDEESVRDQSQRSRDQRYSVRGQSQQTLSCDSVTFKTDSTEYMDEICPYATFELAKQPQGESTFSGNIYSGPYHSVRGSFVYHQPKASTSEQYNFVQRKEPEYTKVRQKGRKLRDPHSESQEYDTHGSDSDNGETRRNQSASQELVSFRHRMSREVSNEGTSSSSENSIAEVRKPSIVPPLRKPKSKSQVFTKRSLKSNSGFSSHNDDINFSERLNPPARFSDSRPMRQNEGNEYERRPKISSHQRRSPRRLTQETSFQIDV, from the exons ATGAAGTCTGTGTGCCTACATGTCAGTTACTATACCTTCACCATCCTTTTATCAT tATGTCAGGCAAATAACGAATTAATAGGACCAGCATTTCGTCTAGTACCACCATTCAACGTCCAGTTTTCCAACGATACTGGTATCAAAATCGATTGTACTGCATTTGGGAATCCTACTCCACAAGTACAATGGTACTTAG AGGACGGAACAAGGGTTATGACAATACCAAAAATCAGAGTAGTACATCAGAACGgtagtttaatatttcttagttTTGGCCCAAGTTCTTACATGCACGATGTACACAGTGCACAATACAGATGTAAAGCTAGTAATGCAGTTGGTCAAATCATAAGTGGAGCAGTTCATATTAATGCTG tcATGAATCAAAATTATGATGTTCAAGTTTATGCCGAGTATGTCAGTATTGGAAATACTGCGCTATTGCGATGCCATGTTTCTGCACATGCTTCTAACTATGTAATGGTAACGTCGTGGACACAGGATGATATAATTCACTTTTATCCTAATGTTGATTCTGGTGGAAAATATTTGGTACTAGGAAATggcgatttatatattaacaatgttGATTCTAGCGAtggatttaaaagttatacttGTAGAACTGTGCATAAGTTAACTGGTGAAACCAAAGCTAGTTCGTTTCCTGGACATATCACTGTGaatg ACCCTACTGAAAACCAACGACCAAGAGTTGTTGTGGAAACCGATAGTAGAAAACAAGTTAAAGTGGGAGAAGATCTTATACTATCTTGTTTATCTCAAGGATTCCCTATACCAACTTATAGATGGTATAGGGAAAATGGAGACGTACTTAAAGCCTTAGCGCATGATCCACGTTTATCAGTACCCATTCCTGGTCTTCtcaaaatcgaaaaaattcgTTTAGATGATGATGGAAAATATGTTTGCATATCAAATAATAGTGTTGGCGAAGAAACAGTTCATCATACCGTTTTTGTCACTG aacccCTTTCAGTGAATATACTACCACAAAAAGTAGTTGGTTCCTCACTCTTAGATCCTACAAAGTCAGTTCAGTTTGTATGTACAGTAAATGGGCATCCAATCAATAGAATAATGTGGTATAAAAATGGACAACCCTTAATGCAATTAAATGGTAGAGTGCGTGTGACATCATCACTACATAAGCAAGTATTGATGTTATCACCATTGAATAAAGATGATCAAGGAATGTACCAATGTTTTGGAACAAATGATTGGGATATGGCTCATGATAATACTCAATTACTACTTggag ATATTGGACCTGAACTTGTATATTGGTTTACCGAGCAAACTTTACAACCGGGGCCttctttatcattaaaatgcgTAGCATCAGGAAACCCTCTTCCACAGTTCACTTGGACTTTAGATGGATTTCCAATACCAGAATCGAATAGAATTTTGGTGGGCCAGTATGTTACTGCACATGATGATGTTATCGCCCATGTTAACATATCTTCATTGAAAGTGGAAGATGGTGGAGAGTACACATGTACAGCACATAATGAAATCGCACATGTTTCACATTCTTCCAGGATAAATGTTTACGGAGTTCCTTTCGTAAGGGAAATGCCAAGTGTTCATGTTGTAGCTGGAAAACAGCTTATAGTTAAGTGTCCTGTAGCAGGTTATCCGATTGAATCAATTAATTGGGAACGGG acggATTAACATTACCAGTTAATCTCCGTCAAAAAGTTTACAGTAATGGAACTCTAACAATAGAACAAGTTCAACGGCAAACTGATGCTGGTACTTATACTTGTCAAGCAAAAAATCATCACGGTCATTCTTCAAGGAGAGATGTCGAAATTcaagttttaa ttcggccgaaaattttaccaattcCCCCCATGACTAATCTTTTAGCTGAAGGTATGCGTGCAGCAATTTCATGTCAAATTGTCGAAGGTGACCTTCCTGTAATGTTTACTTGGACAAAAGATGGGGATGGAGTAAACAATGGCTTAGGAGTGGGAACAGCTACAAGAAATCATGATGAGTATTCGTCATCGTTAATTATAGATCGCATTACTGCTGAACATGCAGGAAACTATACGTGTATAGCAACAAATTTAGCAGGAGAAGAGAAATTTACCGTACCCCTAACAGTTAacg TTCCTCCAAAATGGACAGTTGAACCTGAAGACACCAATGTGGTTATGGGCTATCCATGCATGTTACATTGTCAGGCAGAAGGTTATCCTACGCCGATGGTAGTTTGGAAGAAATCGTTTG gtgaTTCAATTGATGAATATAAGGACTTTTTATACGAACCCAATGTAAATTTCTTTAGAAACGGAACTTTAGAGTTTTTGCATACTAGTAAGGCTAATGAAGGGAAGTATATGTGTGAagcaaaaaatgatattagtCCTGGACTGAGCAAAgtcatacaattaaaaataaatg CTCCAGTaaagtttatacaaaaaactaaGCAAATTCaagttaaacttaatgatGATGCTCATATACAGTGTATTGCTGTGGGAGATAAGCCATTACAAATATCTTGGAAAGGATCTACTAATATGCCAATTTTAAAGGACATAGATCGAAG GTTTACTATAAGAGAACAAACTAAAGATAATGGAATAATGTCAGAGCTTGGAATATCACCTGTATATAGACATGATACAgggttttttaaatgtaccgGAAGTAATTTTTACGGACAAGATGAGAACTCGATCGAATTGATAGTGCAGG AGACGCCTGAAAGTCCAAAAGATATTAGAATTTTGAATCAACAAAGTCGGTCAATGGAAATAACATGGAATCAACCATACGACGGAAAcagtgttatattaaattatattgttcaataCAAATTAGTTGCAT cTTTATGGATAGCAGACCCAGCAAAAGTAATTATTGCTGGTACTCAAACCATTACAACCATCGAGGGATTAACACCCGCAACGTCTTACCATATTCGAGTTATTGCAGAAAATGCCATTGGATTAAGTGAGCCCAGTGATGAAGCACAAGCTTTTACGCAAGAAGAag TTCCCAGTATGGCACCTCAAAATATTCGTGCTGAAGCTAAAAGCAAAACAGAACTTTCAATAATGTGGGAACCACCTCCGTCAGAGTCTTGTAATGGAATTTTAATTGGATATCACGTTGGATACTTATCGACGGACGATAAACAAAATCCTACATCACAAACGGTACCACACAGCCGTTACATCATAAAAACAGTTAACATTAATGCTCAATATAGCGAAGACTTTATCATAAATGGTCTAACACCGTATACGACGTATTCAATCGTTGTACAAGCTTTTAATAGCAAAGGTGCTGGACCATTTTCTAAGCCTATTACGGTGCAAACTGACGAAGGAA TACCAACAATGCCACCCGAAAAACCGACATGTAGATCTTTAACATCACAAAGCATTCAAGTATCGTGGGATTTACCACTGCCTGCGGGTCGCAATGGTAAAATACAAGGTTTTAAAGTATCGTATCAACCAGCAGAAGACTGGTATG aaaaaaatgaatttgaaaCGAAAATTACTACTATACAATACACGACAATTCAAgctttattgaaatatacaaattatagcaTATCAGTATTTGCATTTACAAGTAAAGGGGATGGAGTTCAAAGTGATCCAATTTACTGCAAAACTGAAGAAGACA cTCCTTCGGTACCAGCAGATATCAAAGCAGTAATAAGCTCTATAAAAACCATTGTTGTATCTTGGCTTCCACCAGTTCGTTCAAATGGGAGACTTAccggttatattttatacatatcaatTTTAAGCGGTCACAAAGAT tcaaaaccgataaaaaaaatacttagtcCGTCCATTGAAGTTTTCGAAGCATCAAGAATCATTGATAGCGCAAAATACCAGTTTTGGGTTAAAGCATTGACTAAAGTTGGGGAAGGCGAGAGCACTAGAACCATTACCGTACTACCTACGATTAAAATCCCCGCTCAGATAGTATCGTTCAGTCAAGTTTTGATTATGCGATGGAAGAAAAACGTAACATTAAGTTGTAAAAGAGTAGGTTTACCGTATCCTCAACCAATATGGACAAAAGGTGGACGATCAATCATTTCGAGTGGAAGATATCAG ATAAACAAAGATGGGTCGTTGGTTATACACGATGTACAACATTCAGATCGAGGAAACTATACGTGTGCTGTGGAGAATACACACGGGAAAGATGAAATTTCATACGCTATTCATGTTAGAG taccacCGTCACCTCCGaagttaattgtatttttagaagAAACTGATAGTTTACAACTGAAGTGGACGGATACAGCTGAACCAGACATACCAATACTAg gctatataatcaattttaaacgtGAACATGGTGATTGGGAAGAAATTCATATTGATGCAAAGACACATTTTCatacattacaaaaattactttGTGGCACAAGATATCAATTGTATATTACAGCGTACAACAAAATTGGAACGGGTCTACCATGTGACATTTTAACATCATATACTAAAGGCTccg TGCCTATCCCACCTGAATCACCAACTGAagcaataacatataatagcTCAACAGTAACAGCCTGGTTTGATCTATGGGGAAGTGGAGgatgtgatatattatattatacaatcgaATGGAAACAACAAATATCTGAAGAGTGGATCTCAAGTGATGGCAGTAAACCTGTAGTTCCAAAAGAACGTATGTATACTGTTGAAGGTCTTGAACCAGCAACTAAATATCAATTGAAAGTCattgcacataataatatcggtTCATCATATGCATTGTACAACTTCACCACTCTCACAATTGATGGAG CGACTGTTATACCGTTTGATTTATATACTGAAATAGCACCAGAAGAAGCTTCAGTATTTACATCAATCACAACTGCAATATCTTTGATAATAGCATTAGTCGTTGTATCATCGATCGCAGCatttacatactattataaagtCATGA aaCGCTCAGACGAAGAATCGGTTAGAGATCAAAGTCAACGGAGCCGTGATCAACGATATTCAGTCAGGGGACAATCGCAACAAACCTTAAGTTGTGATTCAGTAACATTTAAAACCGATTCAactg aatacatGGATGAAATTTGTCCGTACGCAACATTTGAACTTGCCAAACAACCACAAGGTGAAAGTACATTTAGTGGTAATATTTACAGTGGACCATACCATTCAGTAAGAGGTTCATTTGTTTATCATCAACCTAAAGCGTCAACGTccgaacaatataattttgttcaa aggAAGGAACCTGAGTATACAAAAGTCCGCCAAAAAGGAAGAAAACTTAGAGATCCTCATTCCGAAAGTCAag AGTATGACACTCACGGTAGTGACTCTGACAATGGTGAAACAAGACGAAATCAATCAGCAAGTCAAGAACTTGTTTCATTTAGACATCGAATGAGTAgag AAGTGAGTAACGAAGGCACCAGCTCTTCGTCAGAGAATTCTATAGCAGAAGTCAGAAAACCTTCTATAGTTCCTCCTCTTCGAAAACCTAAATCCAAAAgtcaagtatttacaaaaaGATCACTGAAAAGCAACAGTGGTTTTTCAAGTCataatgatgatattaattttag CGAACGTTTAAATCCTCCGGCTAGATTTTCAGACTCCAGACCAATGCGACAAAACGAGGGAAATGAATATGAACGTCGTCCAAAAATATCATCGCATCAACGAAGATCACCAAGAAGACTTACACAAGAGACTTCATTCCAAATAGATGTCTAG